Proteins from a genomic interval of Stigmatopora nigra isolate UIUO_SnigA chromosome 19, RoL_Snig_1.1, whole genome shotgun sequence:
- the bud13 gene encoding BUD13 homolog, whose product MAASGTSVKLGELSKAEYLKRYLSNDDDAKKSKGKLKKKRCKVTGRGLTIVDDDVDWKQTVAERNEADEEDDEAPVIAEVIDERPDDVRMLEIFRSSSRWKVIGEDENKEEDIQSETPIEKSSRRKDRHDSPDASPPRRARHDSPDMSPPRRKHNDSPDISPPRRKRHDSPDMSPPRRKRHDSPDMSPPRQRSKKSGNMQSVPSSKRGSDSDQSPPRKKQQKGRRHSDSDQSPPRRGKRGGKLSDDDLSPPRKTVRAEGNSMLSGGKAGLISSDVLHKEKEEARRRDGNNRELENASRHAQTVFRDKSGKKRDLESEREEQKRKAGEKAAKDEKYAQWGKGLAQGQMQQQRLEDAVHEAQKPLARNYNDEDLDRMLREQVRDGDPMAAMLQRKKERKIPGFKEKPLYRGPPPPLNRFNLLPGSRWDGVNRSNGFEEKRYTRIADKKALQEEAYKWSVEDM is encoded by the exons CAGAGTATCTAAAACGCTATTTATCCAACGATGATGATGCCAAAAAATCTAAAGGGAAGCTTAAGAAGAAACGATGTAAAGTTACAGGAAGAGG ACTTACAATAGTTGACGATGATGTAGATTGGAAACAGACAGTAGCCGAGAGAAATGAGGCAGATGAAGAAGATGATGAAGCTCCAGTG ATCGCTGAAGTGATTGATGAGCGTCCGGATGATGTGAGGATGTTGGAAATTTTCAGAAGTAGCTCCAGATGGAAAGTCATTGGAG AAGATGAAAATAAAGAGGAGGACATCCAATCAGAAACTCCAATTGAGAAGTCGTCACGCAGAAAAGACCGACACGACTCTCCGGATGCTTCTCCCCCGAGAAGAGCTCGGCACGATTCTCCCGATATGTCACCACCCAGAAGAAAACATAACGATTCTCCTGATATATCGCCACCCAGGAGGAAACGCCATGATTCACCCGACATGTCGCCGCCTAGGAGAAAACGCCATGATTCACCTGACATGTCGCCACCCAGGCAGCGTTCAAAGAAGTCGGGAAACATGCAAAGCGTGCCTTCTTCTAAACGAGGTTCAGATTCTGACCAGTCGCCACCGAGGAAAAAGCAGCAGAAAGGACGACGACATTCTGATTCGGACCAGTCGCCCCCCAGACGGGGGAAGCGTGGTGGCAAATTGTCTGATGATGACCTGTCGCCTCCTCGCAAGACGGTCCGTGCAGAG GGCAACAGTATGCTATCAGGTGGAAAGGCGGGTCTGATTTCTTCAGATGTTTTACACAAAGAGAAGGAGGAGGCGCGAAGGAGAGACGGAAACAACCGCGAGCTTGAAA ATGCATCCCGCCATGCTCAGACAGTGTTTCGAGACAAGAGTGGCAAAAAGCGAGACCTGGAATCGGAGCGGGAAGAACAGAAACGGAAAGCCGGAGAAAAAGCAGCAAAGGATGAGAAATATGCTCAGTGGGGCAAAGG GCTGGCTCAGGGTCAGATGCAGCAGCAGCGTCTGGAAGATGCCGTGCACGAGGCTCAAAAGCCGCTGGCTCGCAATTACAACGACGAGGACCTCGACCGCATGCTGAGAGAGCAAGTCAGAGATGGCGATCCCATGGCAGCCATGTTGCAGCGGAAAAAGGAACGCAAGATACCAGGTTTTAAAG AAAAACCTCTCTACAGAGGCCCTCCACCACCTCTCAACAGATTCAACCTTTTACCCGGATCTCGATGGGATGGTGTCAACAG GTCCAACGGTTTCGAAGAGAAACGCTACACAAGGATTGCAGACAAAAAAGCGCTGCAGGAAGAAGCTTATAAGTGGAGTGTGGAGGACATGTAG
- the snrnp35 gene encoding U11/U12 small nuclear ribonucleoprotein 35 kDa protein yields MADWNPIAKVYNPLKAGSIDGTDVEPHDRAVWRAMCAHYKPNKSVVGDPLLTLFVSRLNPLTTEEKLHQVFSKFGDIKRIRLVRDVVTGFSKRYAFIEYKEERSVVRARRDANKLVVDQQELFVDFEHERTLKGWIPRRLGGGLGGKKESGQLRFGGRDRPFRKPINLGAGPSLQEWPTGGRREWERPSERDREYRSDRDKRGPSRDERSFRGRENSRYQERNSRHRDRR; encoded by the coding sequence ATGGCGGACTGGAACCCCATCGCCAAAGTTTATAACCCCCTCAAAGCAGGGAGCATCGACGGCACCGACGTGGAGCCCCACGATCGGGCTGTATGGAGGGCGATGTGCGCCCACTACAAGCCCAACAAAAGTGTCGTGGGGGACCCGCTCCTCACCCTTTTCGTGAGCCGTCTCAACCCGCTGACCACCGAGGAGAAACTTCATCAGGTCTTCTCCAAATTCGGCGATATTAAACGTATTCGCCTTGTTCGCGATGTGGTCACGGGCTTCTCTAAGCGTTACGCCTTCATAGAGTACAAGGAGGAGCGGTCGGTGGTGCGAGCCCGCCGGGATGCCAACAAATTAGTGGTGGATCAGCAGGAATTGTTTGTCGATTTCGAGCATGAGCGAACCCTCAAAGGCTGGATCCCCAGGCGTCTCGGTGGCGGTCTGGGAGGCAAGAAAGAGTCCGGACAATTGCGCTTCGGCGGCAGGGACAGACCTTTCCGAAAGCCCATCAACCTCGGGGCCGGACCGTCCCTCCAGGAGTGGCCGACTGGGGGGCGTAGGGAGTGGGAGCGGCCCAGCGAGAGAGACCGAGAGTACCGCAGTGATCGGGATAAACGGGGCCCAAGCCGGGACGAAAGGTCTTTCAGGGGACGGGAGAACAGCCGCTACCAAGAAAGGAATAGTAGGCACAGAGACAGGAGGTGA
- the LOC144212960 gene encoding uncharacterized protein LOC144212960: protein MDQSDRIFIENRQHSKHHLNFFLRNRPYRGEFPTVAGFLLYPDTPTKMETTSRDAFRFKAVMPRDSGKCPDSILGVQNLHQETHSSHPVCLRSGKSADLNEVQPEDFCGPKMLSQYQQDFPPPSSWRRRRTPALPQPDNIAINPAFRIDFETVHRKMYPNWPNPEMPMQFNH, encoded by the exons ATGGATCAATCTGACCGAATTTTCATCGAAAACCGGCAGCATTCAAAGCATCACCTCAACTTTTTTCTGCGAAATCGACCATACAGAGGGGAATTTCCCACAGTTGCAG GGTTTCTTCTCTACCCAGATACCCCTACCAAAATGGAGACGACATCACGGGACGCCTTCCGCTTCAAGGCAGTCATGCCACGAGACAGCGGGAAATGTCCTGATTCCATACTAGGTGTCCAGAACTTGCATCAGGAGACACACTCTTCCCATCCAGTTTGTTTAAGAAGTGGAAAAAGTGCAGATCTTAATGAGGTCCAACCAGAGGACTTCTGTGGACCAAAGATGCTGTCTCAATACCAGCAAGACTTCCCTCCACCATCCTCCTGGCGCAGAAGAAGGACCCCCGCACTGCCTCAGCCAGACAACATCGCCATCAACCCAGCATTCAG GATTGACTTCGAGACTGTCCACAGAAAGATGTATCCAAACTGGCCTAACCCTGAAATGCCCATGCAGTTCAACCACTGA